The following coding sequences lie in one Bacteroidota bacterium genomic window:
- a CDS encoding TonB-dependent receptor, whose protein sequence is MHKKILSLIFSLLIAFLVQATNNGCPEIRGRVTHKGSGVPYATVLIPGTSTGTTADHDGYWELKGLAAERVRLRFQSVGYESYEVDIDCRSAQSFLNIELNALRFGLDEVVVTASRYEMSRSEAPMIVNVLRSEQLQASGGVCLSDGLSLSPGLRVENNCQNCGFQQVRINGLEGPYSQILIDSRPVISALSGVYGIEQFPLNMIDRVEVVRGGGSALYGSNAIAGTINIITREPLQNQLNMNSTYSLINGEAADRNLGFHLTLVESEHKSGVSIFANKRKRDYWDANGDGFSELGLIDAGSAGMRSYYKTGKNSKITAVYHYIDEFRRGGNKFDFEPHETDITEQTDHKIHGGEVVFDLLKPNGQGKWSVYASGQHIRRKSYYGAGQDPNAYGNTRDLTLVGGTQVFRMYKINQSLPLNIVAGAEWQQNHMHDQMPGYNRDLQQHVRIAGIYGQAELRMKKFSILGGMRSDWHNLISSAILSPRFTLLVNPDGKTQWRSSFSTGFRAPQAFDEDLHIIAVNGGVMLIKLNPNLRPEFSQSLSTSLETNAKLGDVPVNAVVELFYTHLDDVFVLETIETDDNGNMIVERRNGSGARVLGVNLEQRLLVGPKTSLQAGFTWQTSRYEIPETWSEDPEAEKLKKLPKSPDVYGYANLTQDISGRLTAQLSSKFTGPMTVLHYAGYIPQDCLKTSPSFLELDLKLTYNLALPNQWLMKCHAGVRNLLNSFQKDFDLGMMRDAGYMYGPMKPRTFFAGLSISTSR, encoded by the coding sequence ATGCATAAAAAAATTCTTTCCCTGATCTTTTCTTTACTCATCGCTTTCTTAGTTCAGGCAACCAACAATGGATGTCCGGAAATACGCGGCCGGGTGACCCATAAAGGCAGTGGTGTGCCATATGCCACAGTATTGATTCCTGGAACTTCAACCGGTACAACAGCCGACCACGATGGTTACTGGGAATTGAAAGGGTTGGCCGCAGAACGGGTTCGCTTACGTTTTCAAAGCGTTGGATATGAGTCATATGAAGTGGATATAGATTGCAGAAGCGCACAAAGTTTTTTAAACATCGAGCTGAATGCTTTACGTTTCGGGCTTGATGAGGTGGTCGTAACGGCTTCGCGCTATGAGATGTCAAGGTCGGAAGCCCCAATGATAGTCAATGTGCTCCGTAGCGAACAGCTGCAGGCAAGTGGCGGAGTCTGTTTGTCCGACGGGCTTTCGCTGAGTCCGGGTTTGCGTGTAGAAAACAACTGCCAGAATTGCGGCTTTCAGCAGGTACGTATCAATGGGCTGGAGGGGCCATATTCGCAAATCCTCATTGATAGCCGTCCGGTAATCAGCGCATTGAGTGGTGTTTATGGCATTGAACAATTCCCTCTGAACATGATTGACCGGGTGGAAGTTGTAAGGGGTGGAGGTTCCGCTCTTTATGGCTCGAATGCCATAGCCGGGACGATCAACATCATCACACGCGAACCGCTTCAGAACCAGTTGAATATGAATTCGACCTATTCCCTGATCAACGGTGAAGCGGCTGACCGCAACCTAGGTTTTCATCTGACCCTGGTGGAAAGTGAACACAAATCAGGTGTGAGCATATTTGCAAACAAACGGAAGCGGGATTACTGGGATGCCAATGGGGATGGATTTTCGGAGCTGGGACTGATTGATGCCGGCAGCGCCGGTATGCGGTCGTACTACAAGACGGGAAAAAACTCGAAAATCACGGCTGTTTATCATTATATAGATGAGTTCAGACGGGGAGGCAACAAGTTCGACTTCGAACCCCATGAAACCGATATCACCGAACAAACCGATCATAAAATACATGGTGGCGAGGTGGTTTTTGACCTGCTGAAGCCCAACGGGCAAGGCAAATGGTCGGTGTATGCATCAGGACAGCATATCCGTCGTAAATCCTATTACGGTGCCGGGCAAGACCCGAATGCATACGGAAACACCAGAGATCTTACGCTTGTGGGCGGGACCCAGGTGTTCAGAATGTACAAGATAAACCAAAGTTTACCTTTGAACATTGTGGCTGGAGCCGAGTGGCAACAAAACCATATGCACGACCAGATGCCAGGCTATAACCGTGATTTACAACAACATGTAAGGATCGCCGGTATCTACGGACAAGCTGAGTTACGAATGAAAAAGTTCAGCATTCTGGGAGGCATGCGCTCCGATTGGCACAACCTGATATCATCAGCCATACTGAGCCCCCGCTTTACCCTGCTCGTGAATCCTGACGGAAAAACCCAATGGCGAAGTAGTTTCTCCACCGGATTCCGCGCCCCGCAGGCATTTGACGAAGATCTGCATATCATTGCGGTCAACGGCGGTGTGATGCTCATCAAACTGAATCCTAACCTGAGGCCGGAATTTTCGCAAAGTCTGAGCACCTCGCTGGAAACCAATGCAAAACTTGGCGATGTGCCCGTGAACGCAGTTGTCGAACTTTTTTACACCCATCTTGACGATGTATTTGTGCTCGAAACCATAGAAACTGATGACAACGGCAATATGATTGTTGAACGCCGCAATGGGAGTGGCGCCAGGGTTTTGGGTGTGAATCTTGAACAAAGATTGCTGGTTGGACCTAAGACCAGTCTGCAGGCAGGATTCACATGGCAAACAAGCCGGTACGAAATACCCGAGACCTGGAGCGAAGACCCGGAAGCAGAAAAACTCAAAAAGCTGCCAAAGTCTCCGGATGTTTATGGCTATGCCAATCTGACACAAGACATTAGTGGAAGATTGACCGCGCAGCTGAGCTCGAAATTTACTGGTCCGATGACAGTATTGCACTATGCTGGTTATATCCCCCAGGATTGTCTGAAGACCTCACCCTCATTTCTCGAATTGGACCTCAAATTAACCTATAACCTGGCCTTGCCAAATCAGTGGCTTATGAAATGCCATGCAGGTGTCCGCAATCTTCTGAACAGTTTCCAGAAAGATTTTGACCTTGGGATGATGCGCGATGCCGGTTATATGTACGGCCCAATGAAGCCCCGCACTTTTTTTGCAGGCCTGAGCATCAGCACCAGTCGCTGA
- the guaA gene encoding glutamine-hydrolyzing GMP synthase yields the protein MTHETILILDFGSQYTQLIARRVRELNVYCEIHPFNHYPELTPNVKGVILSGSPYSVRDGLLQPSPLPAIRGRVPLLGVCYGAQLLAHESGGTVEASAIREYGRANLKHIRHDSPLMADISLNSQVWMSHGDTILQLPDSFEVVASTADVEVAGFSVKGEPTFGIQFHPEVYHSTEGMKLLKNFVVYICGCSQDWTPASFIDDTTQWLKNTLQDDKVVLGLSGGVDSSVAAMLLHKAIGHNLYCIFVDNGLLRKNEFEKVLDSYLHLGLNVRGVRAGERFLDRLAGVTDPEQKRKIIGNLFIEIFDEEAHRIEDVKWLAQGTIYPDVIESVSVKGPSATIKSHHNVGGLPDFMKLKVVEPLKTLFKDEVRVIGRALGLPPLIIDRHPFPGPGLGIRILGEVTPEKVRILQEVDEIYVQALHDHGLYNKVWQAGVILLPVQSVGVMGDERTYENVVALRAVNSTDGMTADWSHLPYEFLAKVSNDIINKVRGVNRVVYDISSKPPATIEWE from the coding sequence ATGACGCACGAAACCATCCTTATCCTCGATTTCGGATCACAATACACACAGCTTATCGCCCGCAGGGTGAGGGAGTTGAATGTCTATTGCGAGATTCATCCCTTCAATCATTATCCCGAGCTCACGCCAAATGTTAAAGGTGTCATTTTGTCGGGCAGTCCATATTCGGTGCGCGACGGTCTTTTGCAACCTTCGCCGCTTCCGGCCATTCGTGGTCGGGTTCCTCTGCTGGGTGTTTGCTACGGTGCACAGCTTCTGGCCCACGAAAGCGGAGGAACGGTTGAAGCTTCTGCGATTCGCGAATACGGCCGTGCAAACCTGAAACACATCCGGCACGATTCGCCGCTGATGGCGGACATCAGCCTGAATTCTCAGGTCTGGATGTCGCATGGCGATACCATCCTGCAACTGCCGGACAGCTTTGAAGTGGTGGCCAGTACCGCAGATGTCGAAGTGGCAGGTTTCTCAGTCAAAGGTGAACCTACATTTGGCATCCAGTTTCACCCCGAAGTGTACCACTCCACCGAGGGTATGAAGCTGCTGAAAAATTTTGTGGTGTACATTTGCGGTTGCAGCCAGGACTGGACACCAGCCTCGTTTATCGACGACACAACCCAGTGGCTTAAAAATACCCTTCAGGACGATAAGGTTGTGCTCGGGCTCAGCGGAGGGGTGGACAGCTCGGTGGCCGCAATGCTGCTGCACAAAGCCATCGGCCACAACCTCTATTGCATATTCGTGGACAATGGCTTACTGCGAAAAAACGAGTTCGAAAAAGTGCTCGATTCCTACCTGCATCTCGGCCTCAACGTCAGGGGCGTCAGGGCAGGGGAGCGCTTTCTTGATCGCCTTGCCGGAGTGACCGACCCGGAACAGAAACGAAAGATAATCGGCAACCTGTTTATAGAAATTTTCGACGAAGAAGCCCATCGCATAGAAGACGTGAAATGGCTGGCCCAAGGCACCATTTACCCTGATGTGATTGAGTCGGTTTCGGTCAAAGGCCCCTCGGCCACCATCAAGTCGCATCACAATGTGGGGGGGTTGCCCGACTTTATGAAGCTTAAGGTGGTTGAACCGCTCAAGACCCTCTTCAAAGATGAAGTGCGTGTCATCGGGCGTGCGCTTGGATTGCCCCCGCTCATCATCGACAGGCACCCCTTTCCCGGGCCAGGCCTTGGTATCCGCATTCTGGGCGAAGTAACCCCCGAAAAAGTTCGCATCCTGCAGGAAGTTGACGAGATCTATGTGCAGGCTTTGCACGATCACGGGCTTTACAACAAAGTGTGGCAGGCAGGCGTTATCCTGCTGCCTGTGCAATCCGTCGGGGTAATGGGGGATGAACGCACATATGAAAATGTTGTAGCTTTGAGGGCAGTCAACTCAACCGATGGCATGACAGCCGACTGGTCGCATCTGCCTTATGAGTTTCTGGCCAAAGTGTCGAACGACATCATCAACAAGGTCAGGGGCGTAAACAGGGTGGTCTATGACATCAGTTCGAAACCTCCGGCAACCATCGAGTGGGAGTAA
- a CDS encoding DUF1648 domain-containing protein, whose amino-acid sequence MANDRPRIRIQLTKSDIILEISALVLLLALVIYSLVSWTMLPETIPVHFDISGRPDGWGGRATIFFSPAILAVVYIMLTVLNRSPHIFNYPVKITAENAEFHYRLATRMLRMLKLSMVILFGAITWGTVHSAISGDASAMMWVLPFALIITLLPIVYYLFRAFGHKTAADKNDREIKNKRKKNYKLY is encoded by the coding sequence ATGGCCAACGATCGCCCACGCATCCGTATTCAACTTACCAAAAGTGATATTATCCTCGAAATCAGCGCACTCGTGCTGCTCCTTGCACTCGTGATCTACAGTCTGGTATCTTGGACCATGCTGCCCGAAACCATACCTGTTCATTTCGATATCAGCGGAAGGCCGGATGGCTGGGGTGGGCGTGCAACAATTTTTTTCTCACCGGCCATTCTTGCTGTGGTTTACATCATGTTGACTGTGCTCAACCGAAGCCCGCACATTTTCAACTATCCGGTGAAAATTACTGCCGAAAATGCGGAGTTTCATTATCGCCTGGCCACCCGCATGTTGCGCATGCTGAAACTATCCATGGTGATACTATTCGGAGCAATCACCTGGGGCACAGTGCACTCAGCTATCTCAGGCGATGCTTCAGCCATGATGTGGGTGTTGCCGTTTGCGCTTATAATTACTTTGCTGCCCATAGTGTATTATCTCTTCAGGGCCTTCGGGCACAAGACCGCCGCTGATAAAAACGACAGGGAAATAAAAAATAAGCGGAAGAAAAACTATAAACTCTATTAA
- a CDS encoding LysM peptidoglycan-binding domain-containing protein — MERRIKYLWIILIAFLSMAGIAMAQVPVQVSQTIETYEGKAYYLHTVEAQQTLYSIAKAYGVTVEAILLNNPDARRGLRVNQVIRIPASGATAAPAQAQGSTRQAQATGEADEFEYIYHVAGKNETFAYVASVYTVPEKRIRDANPSRSEPFREGDYILIPILRKDRRPPVTESAQLRRSGFDPYNTPGQQSGPTRRDLVNAANTSAAGQTEPAASTSPAQRQTSTQAQTTPATPPRQSSSQPQPNAGNTAQAAQTNVPQSRPLMPESVPSNAVEQTRPERHIVRPQETLYSIARNYNLTVAQLQQANPGLTENIQVGQVLLLPSSAIPQSAVQQNVEADEIVIHTVARGETLFRISRNYGVTIEELKRFNPGLTESLATGQQIRVPKKKIIQSYLIHQVDKQQRTRQLARDYGLTTEELQQANPSIGKNVFPKQEVKIPLQTKPSEARAVVKHPEPLMPHPQAKKEKEVLHSDDIAEQQPDPVVGCLPDRSNEQKVYRVALLLPLYLNEVSTSLGFNGRNPASEAPRGLSFAQFYQGFLVAADSLATNFGLKTELLVLDVDQSTATVQRALADPRLRQSQLIIGPFFSQAFEQVASFARSNQIPIINPVTLRRQVVEGNPYVIKLRPDQSSLFNQLAITLTNTYPEAGVIVLHAPGRNQAEAEQVVRAFEQHIASRPRVANADILRALSARSSGPAFINAGGKYIDLAELRARSWDSTRLERKVQRMAFDRNDLGRFREMADTWRNNIVVVYSDDRAYAMEVLNRLNQVADQYNIQLVGLPDWRRFDNLFTEHLVRLNLHYTDATFVDYNDHWVRFFVWQYRERFGIEPNSYAFEGFDTGWYFLQMLMRHGNAFLPCLPDFHIRLMTNSFRFVRTGEENGFENQNWNISRVRDYRFEPLEMNR; from the coding sequence ATGGAAAGACGGATTAAATACTTGTGGATCATACTGATAGCCTTTTTGTCGATGGCAGGCATCGCCATGGCCCAGGTGCCGGTGCAGGTGTCGCAAACCATTGAGACTTACGAAGGAAAAGCATATTATCTGCACACCGTCGAAGCGCAGCAAACCCTTTACAGCATTGCCAAAGCCTACGGGGTGACGGTAGAAGCCATTTTGCTGAACAATCCCGATGCCCGTCGCGGGCTTCGCGTGAATCAGGTGATCCGGATTCCGGCTTCAGGTGCAACGGCTGCCCCGGCTCAGGCTCAGGGCAGCACGAGGCAGGCCCAGGCCACAGGTGAGGCTGATGAGTTTGAATACATCTATCACGTAGCTGGCAAAAACGAGACTTTTGCTTATGTGGCCTCGGTGTACACTGTGCCTGAGAAACGCATCCGGGATGCCAACCCCAGCAGGAGCGAGCCTTTTCGCGAGGGCGATTATATCCTGATACCGATTTTGCGCAAAGACCGCAGGCCACCTGTCACCGAATCAGCCCAGCTGCGCCGTAGCGGATTCGATCCCTACAACACACCCGGACAGCAAAGCGGCCCGACGCGCCGCGACCTGGTGAATGCCGCCAACACCAGCGCTGCCGGACAGACCGAGCCCGCCGCATCCACTTCGCCGGCACAGCGGCAAACATCCACTCAGGCTCAAACAACACCTGCAACCCCACCCAGACAATCGTCCTCTCAGCCCCAGCCGAATGCAGGAAATACTGCCCAGGCAGCACAAACAAACGTGCCCCAGTCGCGGCCGCTGATGCCCGAATCCGTGCCCTCGAATGCAGTGGAACAAACCAGACCTGAAAGGCACATCGTCCGTCCACAGGAAACACTCTACAGCATTGCCCGCAATTACAACCTCACCGTTGCCCAGCTTCAGCAGGCCAACCCTGGCCTGACCGAAAATATTCAGGTAGGTCAGGTGTTGCTTTTGCCATCATCGGCAATTCCACAATCTGCTGTGCAACAGAATGTTGAAGCGGATGAGATCGTGATTCATACGGTTGCGCGGGGAGAAACCCTCTTCCGGATCAGCCGGAATTATGGGGTGACCATCGAAGAGCTTAAGCGATTTAACCCGGGACTTACAGAATCCTTGGCAACCGGTCAGCAGATCAGGGTTCCCAAAAAAAAAATAATTCAGTCGTACCTGATCCATCAGGTAGATAAACAGCAGAGAACCAGGCAACTGGCAAGAGACTACGGCCTGACCACCGAGGAACTCCAGCAAGCCAATCCCTCCATCGGCAAAAATGTGTTTCCAAAACAGGAGGTAAAAATACCACTTCAGACCAAACCTTCTGAAGCCAGGGCAGTTGTAAAACATCCGGAACCTCTGATGCCTCATCCCCAGGCAAAAAAGGAAAAGGAGGTGTTGCATTCAGACGATATTGCTGAACAACAGCCAGATCCCGTTGTAGGTTGCCTTCCTGACAGGAGCAACGAGCAAAAGGTGTACCGGGTAGCTTTGCTTTTGCCTCTCTACCTTAACGAAGTTTCTACCAGCCTGGGTTTTAACGGGCGCAATCCTGCCAGTGAGGCACCCCGCGGGCTGAGCTTTGCACAATTTTATCAGGGATTTCTGGTCGCTGCCGATTCGCTTGCCACAAACTTCGGCCTGAAAACGGAATTGCTGGTGCTCGATGTAGATCAGAGCACAGCGACGGTGCAACGTGCCCTTGCCGATCCACGACTTCGCCAGAGCCAGCTGATCATTGGCCCGTTTTTCAGTCAGGCTTTCGAACAGGTTGCCTCTTTTGCCCGGTCGAACCAAATCCCGATCATCAATCCTGTCACCTTGCGCAGGCAGGTGGTCGAAGGCAATCCATATGTGATTAAACTCAGGCCTGATCAATCGTCACTTTTCAACCAGCTGGCAATCACGCTTACAAACACTTATCCTGAGGCTGGCGTTATTGTACTGCATGCCCCGGGCCGCAACCAGGCCGAAGCCGAACAGGTGGTCAGGGCTTTCGAACAACACATTGCCAGCCGACCCAGGGTGGCCAATGCCGACATCCTGAGGGCCTTGTCGGCCAGAAGCTCCGGGCCGGCTTTCATCAATGCAGGCGGAAAATATATCGACCTTGCTGAGCTGCGTGCCAGATCGTGGGACAGCACCCGGCTTGAGCGCAAGGTTCAGCGCATGGCTTTCGACCGCAACGACCTGGGACGTTTCAGGGAAATGGCTGATACCTGGCGAAACAATATCGTGGTCGTCTATTCCGACGACCGGGCTTATGCCATGGAAGTACTCAACCGGCTCAATCAGGTGGCCGACCAATACAACATCCAGCTGGTGGGTCTGCCCGACTGGCGGAGGTTCGATAACTTATTCACTGAACACCTGGTGCGGCTTAACCTCCATTATACCGATGCCACCTTTGTAGATTATAACGATCACTGGGTCAGGTTTTTCGTCTGGCAATACCGCGAACGATTTGGCATCGAACCCAATAGTTATGCCTTTGAAGGATTCGATACTGGCTGGTATTTTCTGCAGATGCTGATGCGCCATGGCAATGCATTTCTTCCTTGTTTGCCCGACTTTCATATCCGGCTGATGACCAATAGCTTCCGTTTTGTCCGCACAGGCGAGGAAAATGGTTTCGAAAACCAAAACTGGAATATCAGCCGTGTGCGCGACTACCGCTTCGAACCCCTTGAGATGAATCGCTGA
- a CDS encoding AbgT family transporter, translating to MEQPSARAKKSLFDRFLHFVEVGGNALPHPASIFGLLALSVLFFSWLGFIQGWSATHPATGETVTVVNLLSREGIHRIFLDLVDNYTSFAPLGIVMVALLGIGMAEGSGLISAAIRLLVLKAPRRLITFVIVTAGILSNTASDLGYVLIIPLAGVVFHALGRHPIAGMAAAFAGVSGGFSANLFIGTIDPLLAGLSTESARILDETYYVLPTANYYFMAASTFIIAILATWITHAVVEPRLGKYQGDVMPEPINPLTDLERKGLRRVVWLSLAWLVLILITTIPANGFFRGPDNSILRSPLLKGFIALLFFAAGSLGIVYGATTGKYKRDADVIKGMTESFKSLAAFMVLVFFAAQFVAWFRWSHLGLIIAIRGAEVLHQLNLGMVPLLIMFVLLSGFINLFMGSASAKWAILGPVFIPMFMLLGYSPELSQAVFRVGDSVTNIISPMMSFFALIIVYFEKYDPRAGIGTLISTMLPYSLWFFVVWTAFLVLWALLGIPLGPGAPIYYP from the coding sequence ATGGAGCAACCTTCAGCCAGGGCTAAAAAGAGCCTGTTCGACCGTTTTTTGCATTTTGTGGAAGTTGGGGGCAATGCCCTGCCCCATCCTGCAAGCATTTTTGGTTTGCTTGCACTGAGCGTGCTGTTTTTTTCGTGGCTGGGATTCATCCAAGGTTGGTCAGCCACACATCCTGCAACGGGCGAAACGGTCACTGTGGTCAATCTGTTGTCGCGCGAAGGCATCCACCGTATTTTTCTTGATCTGGTGGACAACTACACCAGCTTTGCGCCTCTGGGGATAGTAATGGTAGCCCTACTGGGTATTGGTATGGCTGAGGGTAGCGGGTTAATCAGCGCAGCCATCAGGCTGCTGGTGCTCAAGGCTCCGCGCAGGCTGATTACCTTTGTGATTGTGACTGCAGGCATCCTGTCCAACACTGCTTCCGACCTGGGTTATGTGCTGATCATTCCACTTGCAGGCGTGGTGTTCCACGCTTTGGGCAGGCACCCTATCGCCGGAATGGCTGCAGCCTTTGCCGGTGTTTCGGGAGGTTTCAGCGCCAACCTGTTCATAGGCACCATCGATCCTTTGCTGGCCGGACTTAGCACCGAGTCGGCCAGAATCCTCGACGAGACTTATTACGTCCTGCCCACTGCCAATTATTACTTCATGGCAGCATCTACCTTTATTATCGCAATACTTGCCACATGGATTACCCATGCTGTGGTTGAGCCACGTCTTGGAAAATATCAGGGTGATGTGATGCCTGAGCCCATCAATCCGCTCACCGACCTGGAACGCAAAGGGCTTCGCCGGGTGGTGTGGCTCTCGCTGGCATGGCTGGTGCTTATATTGATTACCACTATACCAGCAAATGGTTTTTTCCGGGGGCCGGACAATTCCATCCTCAGGTCGCCATTACTCAAGGGTTTTATTGCGCTTTTGTTTTTTGCCGCCGGCAGTCTGGGCATCGTTTATGGCGCCACCACAGGCAAATACAAACGTGATGCGGATGTGATCAAAGGCATGACCGAAAGTTTTAAAAGTCTGGCAGCTTTCATGGTGCTGGTGTTTTTTGCTGCACAATTTGTGGCATGGTTCCGCTGGAGCCACCTGGGCCTCATCATTGCCATCCGTGGGGCTGAGGTGCTGCACCAACTCAATCTGGGCATGGTTCCGCTGCTGATTATGTTCGTTTTGCTTTCCGGTTTTATCAACCTCTTTATGGGCAGTGCCTCCGCCAAATGGGCCATCCTCGGTCCGGTTTTTATACCTATGTTCATGTTGCTCGGCTACAGCCCCGAACTGTCGCAGGCCGTATTCAGGGTAGGCGACAGCGTGACCAACATCATCTCGCCAATGATGAGCTTCTTTGCCCTGATTATCGTTTATTTCGAAAAGTACGACCCCAGGGCCGGCATTGGCACCCTGATATCCACCATGTTGCCTTATTCTTTGTGGTTTTTTGTGGTCTGGACCGCTTTTCTTGTGCTCTGGGCACTCCTGGGAATCCCACTCGGTCCGGGCGCCCCGATCTATTATCCCTAA
- a CDS encoding DUF2271 domain-containing protein, translating to MKTIHQLLIAVFSVFCFYTSDAQVNTEGMVTFQVTTVSDGGTYAPRHVLAIWIKDGAGNFVKSRKVMAGVRKQHLVKWVASSNNNSTDAITGATLNQHTSHTISWDCRNLQGEVVPDGAYEVWIEYTSRNSASNGIAGPFFSFAFNKGSTPLNITIPDQTYFKNMSLTYSASAVNIQDVEAAGGIPVRFFNEANKSRLSFTLAHSSPVHLAVYDLQGRRVLELCEKQLEAGEHIYDIDHSQLPEGIMIVRLWTPEGVAGRKFQVTAR from the coding sequence ATGAAAACCATACATCAGCTTTTGATCGCTGTTTTTTCGGTATTTTGCTTTTATACCTCTGATGCACAGGTAAATACTGAAGGCATGGTTACTTTTCAGGTGACAACCGTCAGCGACGGTGGCACCTATGCCCCCCGACATGTGCTGGCAATCTGGATCAAAGATGGTGCCGGCAATTTTGTGAAAAGCCGCAAGGTGATGGCAGGGGTACGCAAGCAGCATCTGGTTAAATGGGTAGCAAGTTCGAACAACAACAGCACCGATGCCATCACCGGTGCAACGCTCAACCAGCACACCTCGCATACCATTAGCTGGGACTGCCGTAACCTTCAGGGTGAAGTGGTTCCCGATGGCGCCTATGAGGTTTGGATAGAATACACCAGCCGCAATTCGGCGAGCAATGGCATCGCAGGTCCGTTTTTTTCATTTGCATTCAACAAAGGTTCAACACCCCTGAACATTACTATCCCTGATCAGACGTATTTTAAGAACATGTCGCTAACCTATTCAGCCTCAGCAGTCAACATCCAGGACGTTGAAGCCGCAGGCGGCATTCCGGTACGTTTTTTTAATGAGGCGAACAAAAGTCGTCTGAGCTTTACGCTTGCCCATTCCAGCCCTGTGCATTTGGCAGTATATGATCTACAGGGAAGGCGCGTGCTCGAGCTATGTGAAAAGCAACTGGAAGCAGGGGAGCACATTTACGACATTGACCATTCCCAACTGCCGGAAGGCATCATGATTGTCCGGCTCTGGACACCTGAGGGCGTGGCCGGACGGAAATTTCAGGTTACTGCCCGCTGA
- a CDS encoding toxin-antitoxin system YwqK family antitoxin, which translates to MISATLLVGISCNSNVKKSYHENGKLSSVLRYEDGVLHGLSEWYFANGNPMMRTHYNRGKLHGKQERFYENGVLQSVSWYKEDQLDSLMQHYSIAGRLVLEEYYRNDVLHGPYRRYYDDGALFAEGAYHEGMMDGSWLYYSPDGMIIGKGEFKMGAGVQKAWHPNGQTHRIITYKDNLKHGPEEHYDPQGRLILRRIYESGIMVSEEKTE; encoded by the coding sequence ATGATTTCAGCAACATTGCTCGTAGGGATATCGTGCAACAGCAATGTGAAAAAATCTTACCACGAAAACGGAAAGCTCAGTTCGGTGCTGCGCTACGAAGATGGCGTACTGCATGGTTTAAGTGAGTGGTATTTTGCCAATGGCAATCCCATGATGCGAACGCATTACAATCGCGGCAAATTGCACGGGAAACAGGAGCGCTTTTACGAAAACGGCGTACTGCAGAGCGTTTCGTGGTATAAAGAAGATCAGCTCGACAGCCTGATGCAGCATTACAGTATCGCGGGCCGCCTGGTGCTTGAAGAATATTATCGCAACGATGTTCTCCATGGCCCCTACCGGAGGTATTACGACGATGGCGCCCTGTTTGCCGAAGGTGCATACCACGAGGGGATGATGGATGGCAGCTGGTTATATTATTCCCCGGATGGCATGATCATTGGCAAAGGGGAGTTTAAAATGGGTGCAGGTGTTCAAAAAGCCTGGCATCCCAACGGCCAGACACATCGCATCATAACTTACAAAGACAACCTGAAACACGGACCTGAGGAACATTACGACCCGCAAGGCAGACTCATCCTGAGGCGCATCTATGAGTCTGGCATAATGGTGAGCGAAGAAAAGACAGAATGA